The segment GTCTCAGAGAGTTCACAGACCTGCCTAAGGTCACTCAGCTAGAGGTGATACAACCAGGGTTTGAACTGAGATCTGCCAAGCTTCtgagtttattctttttcccccACACCAAGGATCCTCAATTCTGCCTTACTGACATCAGGATCCGGTCAATTCTTTGTGATGGGGGCTGTCCTGCACCtggcaggatgtttagcagcttctctggcctccacccactggaTGCCAGGGGAATGCAGAAGAGGCTTGTTCATtctcccatttaatcctcaggaCAATATCTGACATAAATGTTacgtcttttattttataaatgaagaaaatgagactcagaaaggtttaAGTGAGTTACTTAAGAACACACAGACAGCAAAGGTAGAACTGGAAACCGAACACAGGTGTCCACATGGGACAACAAAAAAGTTCACGTTCCATCTTCTTTTGAGTCTCTCATTTCAATAATTACCATTGTGTGGATATGAGCTGAAGTACAGGAAACCTGGGGCTGAACTCTCCTCCCATCAGGCCTAGGAGCCCCAGACCAGAACCCCAGCCCAAGGTCTCCCAGTCAGGCCCGCTGGCGTGAGCTGGCATCTACACTAGCATGGTCTCCCAAAGCTGCAGGGATGCCAGTCTCGCCgctgatgaagaaaatgaagggcATTTGCTTCTCATGCAGGCTGTCGGGATTTAACACAGATTccttttcttgctgtcttctcccatagcacaaaactgggtggtcCATCCCCCTCCCAGTGTCCCAAGGCTTTGTTGCgtgttctctttaatttctccCACTCTTGTGGTGCACCCTACCCTCATCTCCCTGGCAACCTTTCTGCTGTATCCTCTCGACACCTGGATCACAAGAACACTTGTGAGACCCCTTAACAAGTTACATCCCAAATTATCATTCTCCTTTGTCCTCAGCCAGTGCTCAGGTCCAACTTGCTCTCCTGGGGTGACTTTCTTTCCTGCCCAATatggtttcatcatctgtaaattggggataattAAAGTCTTGATCCTGATATTTGACTCTCAAAGCAGAAGTAGCAAGCTCAGCCAAGTCACTTCAACAAGAGGAGAAGTTCCTTGTGAACCAAAAGGGCACTGGTCACAAGGGCCGCTCCTTCTTCTGTCAGGCCTCTCCAGCACGCCCTTGGCTCAGCCAAAGAAGAGACTCAGGCTGTGCTTCTGCACTGTTGGGATAACATAGGCCTCTTCCATGTGGTTCCACACCAGGAACATGGGGACAATCAGACCTCTCCCAGTGTGGGCATAAGGATACAAGATCATGTCAATATTGACATTCataatggctgggcgcagtggcacacgcctgtaatgccagcactttgggaggctgaggtgggcagattgcttgaaccccagagttcgaaaccagcctgggcgacttggcaaaaccagtctctactgaaaatacaaacaattggctgggcttggtggcgcacacctgtagtctcagctacttgggaggctgaggtgggaggattgctcaaacccagggaggttgaggcttcagtgagctatgatggcactgctgtactccaacctgggcaacagagtgaggccctgtctcaaaacaaaaacaaagacaaaacaacattCATAATAGTAGCAAtagctactatgtgccaagcccaGGCACCTCTTCGAGTCTTTGCTGTCACCCTATCAGGTAAGCGTGCTTAGAAGTTACACGAAGCACACGGCTCAGTGTTTGGCCCACGGTAAGGGCCTAAAAAGGGATAGCCCCAGTGGTggggatgctgctgctgctgaccaTTAACCCCAGTCTGCTCCACCTTCTTCCAGGCAGTCTGTGAGATGTTTCATGTCCGAGGCAAACAGCACATTCAGATCCCCAAGCTCTACACCTCCAGTGTGACCAGGCACCTGCACCACTTCAGGCTCATGCAGGACTCACAGCCTTTGGACCTCAGCTAAAGGACTTGCTTCTCTTCAGCACACGGGGCTTGTTTGTGTTGGGGTCTGAGCCCTGAGCCCATGGTCAAGGAGACCCCCAGGTCTTTCTGAACAGAGACAGCTGGCCTGGGGGCCTCCCTCTCACTGCGTGCAAGAGGCTGTTAGGGTGCAAGACTCAAGGCGCTGAGGGAGGCTGTTTCAGGAGGGAGCCCCAGGAGGGTGGTGGAGACAGAAGGGGGCAGCATCTGCCGAGgccctactgtgtgcctggcaccgTGTGGGGTTTCTGGCCCATATGGGCTAAGTGACCCTGCACACTCCTCTTAGGAGAGAGGCTCAGATGGAGAAATTGCAGTTCAGGAAGGTGAAGCAAGCTGCTAGCCTGTGGCCATGTTGGGATCTgggcctcagccttccagccaCGAAGGCAGCCAAGTGTCATGAAGAAGGCATCACAGAGGCAATTCCAGGCTGTAGTGGTGAACTTTCCACTCTGCATCCCCGGGTGCTGTGCCCTGTGCCCTGTCTAAGGTAGCCCTGTGGGTTTCTATATGTTTAAATTGTCCCCAGCATCAATGATGCTCTCCTGTGGATCCCAAGCCATGGAGATGTCCTGGGACTTTTCATTTTTAGGTACCTAAATTGAATTTCCCAACACACAGAAGCAAGACAGCCGCCCTAACAGACTCTTGCATGCAGTGAGAGGGAGGCCGCCAGGCCAGCTGTCTCTGTTCAGAAAGACCTGGGGGTCTCCTTGACCATGCGCTCAGGGCTCAGACCCCAACACAAACAAGCCCCGTGTGCTGAAGAGAAGCAGGTCCCTTAGCTGAGGTCCAAAGGCTGTGGGTCCTGCATGAGCCTGAAGTGGTGCACGTCCCTGGTCACATTGGAGGTGGAGAGCTTGGGGATCTGAATGTGCTGTTTGCCTTGGATCTTTATTTGTGATTCAGAAACAGtggaataaaaggaaaggaaagaaaacctgaATGGCCACCTCAGCAGGATGCTCCAAGGGTAGTGTCCAGGTGGCACTGACTCAGATATGTGGGGGCTTCCCCCACCCATGCTCAAGAGCCACTTTGCCATTTCACCATCTCTCTGTCCTCCACACCCCTCAGCAGCAAGCACAACAAGAATGTGTTCACCATGAAGCTCAAATCTCAGCAGAATCTAGAGTCTGAAATCCAAGTAAGGGAAAGTGTAGAGCTTCTTGGATGATGccctgtcaattttattttaacgAATGAAAGACCAGAAGAAGTCAGTCTTGAAAGGAGAGGACAGGAGCATCTGCTGGCATTAGCAGCCGTGCCATCGTAGGACCGACTCACCTGGACCCGCGGCCACCTGTGCTTTTACATCTAGTCTTGGTTAACCATGGGCCACTTTTCCAGCTTGGAAACTAAGCATATGCTccacttcctctccttcctcattgAACTCTTTCACTAAAAGAACAGTGCAAGAGAGACTTAAACTGTTTGCCTCATTCTTAAGACCTTTCAGGAAAAGTGTTGGCAGGGAAGGAAATCTCCCAGCTCTGGGAAACAGTCTTGTGGATTATCTGCTGGTTTCATTGATCTGTGCTGTCCTCCCTGCATTCATTAGGAAAACTGGCCTTGGTTCAAATAAGAACAGGATTTGTCCTGGTGACAGAGAAAGGTTTCTTCTGATGTCCATATATCTCCGAGGGGGATGCTTTCTCCAGGCAGAGGCTGTGGCCAAGCGATCGGGGGGCTCAGAGGGCTGCTGGGAAGGGGTGGGCCCCTCTCTCCCCAGAGGGAAACTCCTGGGGACCTCTCGAGCACCCCTGCCCATCCTTTAAacataaattcataaatacaAACAAGTAGGCCAttcacagaaatatataaaatatgtcataGGACGGGTGGCACTCTCATATGGCAATAATTATGACAGGGGCCGGCAAATGACCTGAGTGACCCGGAGTGACCTGAGCACTGACTCCCAAATGCCCTCCATAGGATGTTCTGCATCCCCGAGACCCTTTCCTGGGTCCTCCTGGGCCCTACCACCCCCTAGACCATCCAGACCTCAGGTCATCCCCCTGTCTGTTGACAGAGTAGTCTCCGTTCCTGAATGTGCTGGTCACCAGCAACAGCAGCTGCTCCTCCTCCGGGAAGCTCAGCCTATACTTCTACATGCAGAGAACCTGGACGGCACCCAGGTGGACCTAAGCCTTCAGCTCCCAGTAGACGCTCTGGGTTTCCTACCCTGCCCAGACACTCTGGGCTTCCCCCCACACCTCCCCTCGTCCGGGGCTCCTGTGTGCATCTGTCtctcccagtgcccagcacaggcgTGGAACGGAAGAGGTGAATGGACCGATTTGAACACATCATCCTGGATTCTCCGTTCCCTCTCAAGCCCTGCAGCTAACCCATCGGCAAGCCCTGGAGGCTCTGCCTCCAAAATCCTGCCTATCCCATGTGCAAACGCCTCTCACCACATCCACTGCTATTTGCAGTTCTGTGTGTGTGGAAATACTTCCACAAATTTGGAATGAACAGGTCACAGCTGTGCCTGGAGGGAATGGCCAGGGAAATGTGCCCTCACCTTGCTGTTCTATCCAGGCCCACCCAGCTGAGGATGGGGGACCTGCCACCACTCTCCTGGCAGTTCCGGACTCCTGGGAACCGGCAGGTGAGGACCCAAGAGTGTTTTCAGTGACCCGGCTGACCTGGTCATCCGTCAGTCCCACCTTGGCCTAGGCCTCTATACAGCACAGATCACAGCTCATTCCATCCTGGCATTACACTGGCCTGTGCCCTGTCCTCAGGGTCACATCCGTCTCCCAGAAGCCGTGCAACCCTGGAAAACCCAGGTCTAACAGTCAGGTTCCTCCTCCGTGCATTAACAATGGCGTTGACGCCTGCTTTGCGGCAcgctgggaggggagagggaggtgtATGCTGGAGAGCTCCCCAGGGGCAAGGCCTGGCTCTGCGTCACCCACTGTCAGATCCTGAGAGCCTGGGGCTGGCCCAGCACGTGGCCACCGTTCCCTAAGAGTTGGATTTCATCCCTCAGTGCTGAAGGCAGGGGATAGAGCTTAGACAGACCCCCTGCGTCCTGTCTTCTTTATCTACAGCTTTCTCATCCTTGCCCCTTTCACGTGCACCCGGCAGAGCAGGTGTTCACTGAGCTTGAGCAAAATTCAAGCTAGAGCAGCTGATGGATCTTGAGGCCTAGATTCACTGTCAAAGTGTTTCTCAAACGGTGCTCTCCAGAACACCAAGGAAAACTCATTGACTGTGTAAGTCTGAAAATCCCTGCCCACCGGTCTACCTTTGTGTATGAGCAATCAGCTCTACCATTCAGCCCAGGTGTGTGTTTGCTGGACCATGTGGAGGAAGCTGAAGAGACGTGAGCTGAAGGCAGAGGGTGAGTCCAAGGTGGGATCTTGGGACAGGTACGAGAAGTTAGGCAAAAATGGGATAATTCTAGCCTTCATAACCTTAGATAATAGTTCACATTATTATTTAGTTAATAGAACTGTACCCacattaaatttcttaaatttttttaagagataaagtctcactctgtcacccaggctggagtgcagtggtgcaatcatggctcactgcttccTGGAACTcgtgggctccagcaatcctcctgcctcagcctcctgactaggtgggactataggcacacgccaccatgcctggctaatttctttgacttttctctaGAGACCGGGTCCACctaggtttcccaggctggtctcagacttctagaCTCAAGTGAACCTGAAcctcccgcctcgacctctcaaattgctgggattacaggtgtgagccaccacacccggcctaaatttCTTATGTGCCATGGGACTGCAAAACATCATTATTAGGGGCAGCTGGATGGAAGGTATAGGAGGATACTATAGTGCCTTTTCAATATTTCTGtctaaaatctaaaatcatttcaacaggaaacatttatttcaaaacatgaaGGTGGTTATCCTTCCATGAGTTTGAAGTACAAAGGCAGGCTCACGGTGTCGTCAGAATTCAGAACGATGGTCgtggggctgggggtgctgggaggggctgggcatggttggcTTTGTGATCTGGGGTCTGGTGTGTTCCATCTCTGAATCTCTCTCGAGCTGCACTCtttcttaatacattttcataagtttaaccaaaaataaaacgaGGATGCGAAGCTTGCTTGGGTTGTTAAGCCTAGGGAAATTATCCAGCCATGAGCCCTGGCCCAGATGCTTCTAGAAGCCTGGAGGGAACTGAGAACTTTCCAAGTGGAGGCCGCAGAGgcaaggccctgaggtgggagcacaCTGCTGTTCGTCCCTAGCTCTGAAGGGGGTGCCCTGGTCGGAATCAGTGCTGGGTGCAGCGAAAGCCGATCTCACCCGCTCCGCAGGGTGTTCAGCCTGCCAGCAGGGGGCCAGCTGGTCCTCCTGGGATATGGCACGGACCCAGCAGCTCTGTCTGAAATCATAATGGCGGAACCAAGGGCCCTCTACGTCCAGGTCCGTTGGGAGGCGGGGCATGGAGTTCCACTGCAGGAATCTCCAGGAACCCTGAGGtcctccctgagccagggccgGGCTGGGCACACCCTGAGTGCCCACAGGGTAGGTGTCTTCCCGGACAGCCCCACCAGGACAGGGTGTGGAAGAACGAGGTGCCCGTGGCGGGGAAGCTGACCAAATGGGCCGCGGGAACCGGGCTGGTGGGCCTGGAGGGGCCTGCCTGTCCCCCTTGCAGAGGGTCTTCCCGCCACGTGAAGCCGGCACAGGCCTGGATGCCGACGACCCTTGCTCGGGTTTGGCTGAAAGGAAAACAGACGCGGTCAGCATCTCCAGTGAGCCCACGCAGGCCTTTCCGGGCTGGGCCCCACCTGCCTGCGTCTCTGGAGTCCTCGGGGTCTCTGTGTGGCCCCCGTGGCCTGACACCGAGGACACGCCTGTAGTCTGCTGATCCCAGAGGGAGGGGTGCATGCTGCCTGGCGTGGGGAAGCTGTCGTGGCATGGCGGGTGGCTCCTGGGACTGCCCCCAGGGTTCAGACTGGCTGGGGGCTTCCTGCCACACACCTTCGTCCCAGGGCTGTTGGGCCTGGGATACGGCCCCCAGTCAGAACTCAGGTGGGAGGGGCCTTGGATGTCACCCAGCCCCTTGTCACCTCACGTGGGGACCCGTCTCCGCAGTGGGTGATTGGGCCCGGACGTGGGtcaccctctgccctcctgggctgCCCAGTCCATGCCAGGACTGACCGTTCCCACTTCTGGCTGAACTCTTGGCTCTGGCTCTGGGCCCGGGGTCCCGCCTGTGCCCTCTCCCTGAATGCTCTGTGGGTCAGAGACACGGATTCCCTTGTCTCCCTGGCTCCAGGCTTCTTGTCCTGGCAACCTTGGAGGAGCGTGCAGGAGTGAGGGGCCTCTGCTGCTCTCTGAGGCTGTGGGTGCTTGCAGGGAGGGGCGGGGTCTCCCACAAATGGGTCTGGGCTCGTCTAGTAACTTGGAGGGCCCTGcgagggggagagggagacacCGTGGAAAGTGGGAGGGGGCTTGTTGGAGGGTCTTGCCCACATCCCCCTCCTGCGTGCACAGCATGTCCAGTATACACGCACTGAGCGCCTGCCCTGAGGACCGGTGGGCCTCCTGTACTTTCTTAgagtccaggaggaagaggaggaagaaaaggtgaagaggaaggccCAGGTAGTAGGGTTGCGGGTCCCGGGCACTCCCCTACTACTGACTACCCCAGAGGGTGACATGGGAGGGGACATGGCACTGGAGCCCACCTGGGGGTGGCAGGTCCCCCTGCTTTCTTGTTAGTTTCTTCATAGAGGCCCTAAGATGCTTGAGCACAGTGTCCTCATCCCTGGCCCAGGTATCAACGAACCGGTTGCAAAAACGTGCCCACGGGCCACACCTGGACGTCTTCGTGAGGCGCTCTAGGGACAGGGTGGATATCAGGCCAGGGGAGTTACCTGGGAATGGTCACAGCTCATATCCCGTGGCCACTTCAGTCTCCTACTGGGCGGTGCCGGATCCTTTTGTGGCCACCCCAGGTGTCCAGATATACACAGGAGACTGTGGCTGGGGGGCGATCCGGACAGGGAAGTGCTCACCACACTCTCGACTTTCATCTGGGTCATGTGGGGGATGGGCTCGGTGTCACAGTGTCCTGCCCAGCCCACCTGGCCAGACCTCCCTCTGGGCCAGAACAGAGGATCATGAGGACAGTGTGAGGAAGCTGCCCTCGGGCCAGTCGGGGTCTGACCCCAGGGCTCCCCAGGCCCCGCTGGGCACACGTAGACTTACTCTGCTGAACCTTAAAGGCGATTCTTGTTATCGGCATCAACGCCTGTTCGCCTTCTACCAGATACACGTCCCACAGGCGCAGGGTGAGCCCGAGAGAGATCTGTGGGGACAGCAGGTGTGAAAGAACCTGGTCCTtccaggctggggctggtggcTCGAGCTGCGCACACTGGGGCTTCAGTCTCCAGAGTCAGTGACCTTCCCCATGAGGGTCGCCTGAGCCCTCCAGGACGCTGGGTCAGACAAGGTCTTGAAGCTCCTCATGGGGGGCACTCATTTGAGTGGGGATGTGGCTCCTG is part of the Homo sapiens chromosome 17 genomic scaffold, GRCh38.p14 alternate locus group ALT_REF_LOCI_1 HSCHR17_7_CTG4 genome and harbors:
- the TBC1D3H gene encoding TBC1 domain family member 3H isoform X4, translating into MDVVEVAGSWWAQEREDIIMKYEKGHRAGLPEDKGPKPFRSYNNNVDHLGIVHETELPPLTAREAKQIRREISRKSKWVDMLGDWEKYKSSRKLIDRAYKGMPMNIRGPMWSVLLNTEEMKLKNPGRYQIMKEKGKRSSEHIQRIDRDISGTLRKHMFFRDRYGTKQRELLHILLAYEEYNPEVGYCRDLSHIAALFLLYLPEEDAFWALVQLLASERHSLQGFHSPNGGTVQGLQDQQEHVVATSQPKTMGHQISLGLTLRLWDVYLVEGEQALMPITRIAFKVQQKRLTKTSRCGPWARFCNRFVDTWARDEDTVLKHLRASMKKLTRKQGDLPPPAKPEQGSSASRPVPASRGGKTLCKGDRQAPPGPPARFPRPIWSASPPRAPRSSTPCPGGAVREDTYPVGTQGVPSPALAQGGPQGSWRFLQWNSMPRLPTDLDVEGPWFRHYDFRQSCWVRAISQEDQLAPCWQAEHPAERVRSAFAAPSTDSDQGTPFRARDEQQCAPTSGPCLCGLHLESSQFPPGF